tatttgcggaaaaaaatttaccaaacattttgtcaataaaataaaaattccatatattaaaaatgtctGGGCGTGAGACGATAGATCTGTCTCCTGTTGGAAAAGAAATATTAGAACACCGTGCAGCGAGACGTAATAAATTACGTtatgaatatttgaaacaaactCAAAATCCTTATCGTCATGGACTAGGTATCGGAGGTTGTGTTGTAAGTGTCTACTTTATacctaaatatttattcattaaaaaaacgataagtacaaattttattacaacaatatttatttaaatatttaaatttattattcattttatattttacttgaaagtaagttttaattttcaatttaaattgattttacgTCTGTtacataatttcattttttgtttttgtcattttattgtTGCCCTTTAAGTGAAAGACTCAATTATTGACACAGTATTAGTtaacactttattttaattaattatttacttgacttcctttaatatttttaattcataaatattttaatatagtcattaaaatatagaaaattttgaaaatatatatttttagtttataatataaaagcttgaaaaaaaaaaattaaatttcatgacAACTCTGAAAAGAGATTACAAGAGAACAGTAAAGTGGCCGatatctgataatttttcaaattttaaaataatgaaataaaattttattaacaaaaaaattaaaaaactggcttttaaaaaatcttaaaatcagtacatgtattttttattcacttgatcaatttaattgtttaatatttttttatacataatttaaaaattgccttatgtctgctacatttaaaCTCATGATTATAAGACTTAACAATTATCGGTACATTCTAGTGactatttaaatctttttatatttattattcaatgaaatgatcaataaaaaaaaatcattgattaAATCAGAAGCAGCAAATAAGAGTatggatgaaaaaaatgaatattagatataattaataaattataatgccTCAGATATCTCTTACAGTGTCAATAATTGggtatttcattttatttaagtaattttttaattttattttattattgctaaagttaatagttaatattttaatttgttaaaataggATGATGTTGGAGTAAATCGTCTTATGGCAATGAAAGTATCAGCATCTCATTTTTTCAAACCATCATGGAAAAATGCTAGCTTTATGCTTGCAGTTTGTATTATTCCAATAGTAACTTTTACATACGGTTGTTACTACGAGagggtattttttaatttttattaaatattattgatacttttgattaattgaaatttttattaaatgtctaatagatcatttttttttcctaacaGAAACAGAAAGAACACCGATTGAGGACTGGTCAAGTGAGTTACCGTGATCGggaatacaaatttaattaaattacagctACTATAGAAGTACAcgtgtataataataattggaacaataaataagtagaagtaaaaaaaattaaatacataaaaatttatttgtcatttatCTTCAAGTAAACTTTGAATACAcaattatagttattataatttaataatgctaatgataaatgtttatttgtcATCGAGTTGTTTGTCTCGTGCTATTACCGAATCATCAAATTTCACCATATACGTTGTACCTTTATGCCAATGCGCTGTTACTTTTGCTggctgtaaaaatttatattaataaataaaataacttatatttaattgataacttatcgataaaattatcaagttattttttattcttaaaataaattaccaaattcaacaaattcttcaaatagaattattttgatttaaaaaaaaaatttttgaaaatttattttatgaagcTTTGGGTCCAGAAGAGTGaaactttttctttctttctgtccaattatttaaattaattgagatTTAATGAAGTACATTTATTTTGCTGCCAAGTGATTTGTAAATTTGGCAGTATTGTTTAATTCTCTACTGTTCGAACTATAGGCTTACGGAAAATGTTAATACTTAGTTTTCTGTATTAAAATACTTACGAAACCAGAGTCACACAATACGGCTTCGACAATACCGGCAACAAATGACGCACAGTTTAAACTACCTTTGTCTTTAGGTActgatacatatttattaaccaATGATTCTTTTTCGATAATATAATATGTACGTTCATCGTCATTTGCGTGCTCCAATTTATCAGCTTCGCGCCCAAACAATGATTTCCACAGTGtactttttacaaataataatatgttcagtaattttatttcacgttttccatttttatctcgcattattaataaatctgtTACTCGATGGCCAACATCTGCTCCAACTTCAGCAAGTCTAAAatgtgtttaaaattttaaatactggcataaaataaaatcatttttcttagcTCTACAATCAGCAATTTTATCAATgaccaaatttaaattatttttcatttacttagTTAAACAACAaagttaatcataattttgaataattaattagtcttTCAACtccatagaaaaaatttattattcatttatcaaTTAACTCAATTACCtgctttattttcttttttactttaatactaaagaaaatttttaatgaacttgatactgataaaataaaatttgaaaaaatacacTAATTATGAACTTTAATAAGAAATCTTATGTAATTTTTCATCGCCttttattcaaattgtttgatttgatatcaaaattgcgccaaaaaatttatcctattcctaagaaaattaatttcttcaattcataatgcaaaatttttcttgtgcCAAAcagttctttttttctgtctgCAATTTTCGTCAGTTTTTTTCTGTTCATATTttacttgtttatttatttatttaaaagaaataaatttttctaatgtctgctacttccagtatcataaataattatcagtatatttttaaataatccgtaatttctttataaaaaacaaaaaaatttctatgataGTACAGTTAGCAgacatctgacaatttttaaaactttgaaataataaattaaaatatttataacataaaaacaaataaattcaaaatttgtcgtatgtctgctacatttccattaataaaatttctaatgtcTGGGATTATCAGtatgatgatttttaaattactgagtgtagaattcaaataatatttatttattaaataaataaataaattacttacttGTTTTGTAATTCAGGTACAGTATAAACACGATTTTGACAGTATTGTACTaattcagaaaataataatgcatAACAACTCAAACTAACCTCACCTTTACCTTTACTCAATGATTTATCAAGTATACTTGTCCTAGGACGTACTGCTGATATTGTCATGTTATTCATATTCATTATTACAAactatatttatgataaatctattattgcaatttaaatattattattagtccccaataataaaattcaataagcGCAAGTTTTTACGACCGCATTTGCGAAAGCTGTCATAACAATCAGCTGTTTCAGATGGCGTTTGACAGTTGTAACAAAAAACAACCTCCTGTGTTAaatgtgtaaataatttatttttcgaatgtgtaataaatgactattaattgattaattaataaaaatgtccgGGCCACCGATAAAACCTCCGCGAGGTATAAAACATACTAAGGAAACGGTaagtttttgttattataattgcggataaatttataaattaattatttaaggtATGCTaaggttatatatttttaattgtaacaattaattttgttttttaatttttttttttttagagtggTTTATTGATATCTGTAATAAGAGCATTGTCAGCAAGTGAAACAAATGAACAGAGAGAAGTCGAAAAAGCTAAACTTGAAAAAGAATACAAAAGAAGTGATCAAAAACTTGATGAATTGGTTTCATTGCATGATCAAG
Above is a window of Microplitis demolitor isolate Queensland-Clemson2020A chromosome 1, iyMicDemo2.1a, whole genome shotgun sequence DNA encoding:
- the LOC106693044 gene encoding uncharacterized protein LOC106693044 isoform X2; this translates as MSGRETIDLSPVGKEILEHRAARRNKLRYEYLKQTQNPYRHGLGIGGCVDDVGVNRLMAMKVSASHFFKPSWKNASFMLAVCIIPIVTFTYGCYYERIIFFS
- the LOC103573359 gene encoding trafficking protein particle complex subunit 5, with the protein product MNMNNMTISAVRPRTSILDKSLSKGKGEVSLSCYALLFSELVQYCQNRVYTVPELQNKLAEVGADVGHRVTDLLIMRDKNGKREIKLLNILLFVKSTLWKSLFGREADKLEHANDDERTYYIIEKESLVNKYVSVPKDKGSLNCASFVAGIVEAVLCDSGFPAKVTAHWHKGTTYMVKFDDSVIARDKQLDDK
- the LOC106693044 gene encoding uncharacterized protein LOC106693044 isoform X1 translates to MSGRETIDLSPVGKEILEHRAARRNKLRYEYLKQTQNPYRHGLGIGGCVDDVGVNRLMAMKVSASHFFKPSWKNASFMLAVCIIPIVTFTYGCYYERKQKEHRLRTGQVSYRDREYKFN